One genomic segment of Methylocystis sp. SC2 includes these proteins:
- a CDS encoding toprim domain-containing protein, translating to MSSSIASELASRLAREAEAVCRRYLSNGRREGCYWLVGDARNEPGRSLFVRLKGPLSGKGAAGKWVDSATAEHGDLLDIIRETCRLRDFREVIDEARRFLSLQPRAPEPDKQRPCAETTLAGSPESARRLLAISRPIAGTLAETYLRHRGITAFHETTNLRFHPRCYYRPANRSPVQTWPALIAAVSDLDGKLTGVQRTWLDPSGFSKAPIETPRRAMGCLLGNAVRFGVAHDIMAAGEGIETVLSLRCVMPTMPMIAALSSAHLAAILFPPTLRRLYVLRDNDAAGANAAATLLDRANSAGIETIILSPTLGDFNDDLRLLGVEQLRAALRPQLAPQDVARFMKPRSRTRPMQRRRLRV from the coding sequence ATGTCCAGTTCAATCGCGTCAGAGCTGGCGAGTCGTCTCGCGCGCGAAGCGGAGGCGGTTTGCCGGCGCTATCTCTCCAACGGCCGACGCGAGGGCTGCTACTGGCTGGTCGGCGATGCACGAAATGAGCCCGGGCGTAGCCTGTTCGTTCGCCTGAAAGGTCCATTGAGCGGCAAGGGCGCCGCGGGCAAATGGGTCGACTCGGCGACGGCCGAACATGGCGATCTGCTCGACATTATCCGCGAGACGTGTCGACTACGCGATTTTCGAGAGGTCATCGACGAGGCCAGGCGCTTTCTCAGCCTCCAGCCACGAGCGCCAGAACCGGATAAGCAGCGACCCTGCGCGGAGACGACGCTCGCGGGCTCGCCGGAGTCGGCGCGACGCCTGTTGGCAATTTCGCGGCCGATCGCGGGCACGCTTGCCGAGACGTATTTGCGCCATCGCGGCATTACCGCTTTCCACGAAACCACTAATCTGCGCTTCCATCCGCGTTGTTACTATCGGCCGGCCAATCGCTCGCCGGTCCAGACCTGGCCTGCGTTGATCGCCGCCGTCTCCGATCTCGACGGCAAGCTCACCGGCGTGCAACGCACCTGGCTTGATCCGTCTGGTTTCAGCAAAGCGCCAATCGAAACGCCGAGACGGGCGATGGGCTGTCTCCTCGGCAACGCTGTCCGCTTCGGTGTGGCGCATGACATCATGGCGGCGGGTGAAGGAATCGAAACCGTGCTGTCGCTTCGCTGCGTCATGCCGACCATGCCAATGATCGCCGCACTGTCGTCCGCGCATCTTGCCGCCATCCTGTTTCCGCCCACCTTGCGCCGCCTCTATGTCCTTCGTGACAACGACGCGGCGGGCGCCAATGCGGCGGCGACCTTGTTGGACCGCGCAAATTCGGCAGGGATCGAGACGATCATCCTGTCGCCGACGCTGGGCGACTTCAACGATGACCTCCGTCTACTTGGGGTCGAACAGTTACGAGCGGCCCTCAGGCCGCAACTCGCGCCACAGGATGTCGCGCGCTTCATGAAACCTCGAAGCCGAACGAGGCCGATGCAGCGGCGTCGGCTACGTGTCTGA
- a CDS encoding ATP-binding protein, with protein sequence MFERFVERRAEEALSDTPVVLIVGPRRAGKTTLVRKMGEVGRTYITLDDRTVLEAAQSDPAGFIRGLDRAIIDEIQRAPDLLLAIKKTVDEDYRPGRFLLTGSANVLTLPRIADSLAGRMETIRMLPLARAEIERRTPTFLERLFKGKLQGRQDAILGDDLVQLVLLGGFPEAISRESERRRQDWARSYLTSILTRDLRDIADVEKLTELPRFVRLLAEHSGQLVNYSQFGAGINVSHKTGQRYVGLLEQVFLIATVQPWFTNALKRIVKTPKLHFLDSGLLASARGLTFDRVKADRGTFGALLESFVFSEVLKLMTASDLQLTPHHFRDRDMREVDIVLERDDGMIAGIEVKASATVKAGDFTGLRALADACGNRFAFGVVLYDSADVVPFGNRLVAAPLSCLWGG encoded by the coding sequence ATGTTCGAGCGGTTTGTGGAGCGGCGGGCGGAAGAAGCCCTTTCGGATACGCCAGTGGTCCTGATTGTGGGACCGCGCCGGGCTGGCAAGACCACGCTCGTCCGAAAGATGGGGGAAGTCGGCCGAACCTATATCACGCTCGACGATCGGACGGTCCTCGAAGCCGCCCAATCCGATCCCGCCGGCTTCATCCGGGGCCTCGACCGGGCCATCATCGACGAGATCCAGCGTGCGCCCGACCTGCTGCTGGCGATCAAGAAGACGGTCGACGAGGATTATCGTCCGGGCCGGTTTCTACTCACCGGCTCTGCGAACGTACTGACGCTACCACGGATCGCCGACAGCTTGGCCGGCCGGATGGAGACCATCCGTATGCTTCCGCTGGCGAGGGCCGAGATTGAACGCCGCACGCCGACTTTTCTGGAGCGCCTCTTCAAGGGGAAACTGCAGGGCCGACAGGACGCAATCCTCGGCGATGATCTTGTCCAACTCGTCCTGCTCGGCGGCTTCCCCGAAGCGATCAGCCGCGAGAGCGAGCGGCGGCGGCAGGACTGGGCACGATCCTATCTCACGTCGATCCTCACCCGCGATCTCCGCGACATCGCCGACGTGGAAAAGCTGACCGAGCTTCCGAGATTCGTGCGGCTGCTTGCCGAGCATTCCGGCCAGTTGGTCAATTATTCGCAGTTTGGGGCCGGCATCAACGTCAGCCACAAGACGGGGCAACGTTATGTCGGGCTGCTCGAACAGGTGTTCCTGATCGCGACCGTGCAGCCCTGGTTCACGAATGCGCTGAAGCGGATCGTCAAGACGCCCAAGCTGCATTTCCTCGATTCCGGCCTGCTCGCCAGTGCGCGCGGACTGACCTTCGACCGGGTGAAGGCGGATCGCGGGACGTTCGGCGCGCTCTTGGAGAGCTTCGTGTTCTCGGAGGTGCTGAAGCTGATGACGGCCTCTGACCTGCAGCTGACGCCTCATCATTTCCGGGATCGGGACATGCGCGAGGTGGACATCGTGCTGGAGCGCGACGACGGGATGATCGCAGGCATCGAGGTGAAGGCGAGCGCCACGGTGAAAGCTGGCGACTTCACCGGTCTGCGGGCACTGGCCGACGCTTGTGGGAATCGCTTCGCCTTCGGCGTCGTCCTCTATGACAGCGCGGATGTTGTGCCGTTCGGCAACCGCTTGGTGGCGGCACCACTGTCGTGCCTGTGGGGGGGATAA
- a CDS encoding ArdC family protein — protein MSRDAARARSDSGRTSLYDEITTKIIAELEAGRVPWVQPWGTAAAKAPLAMPKNASTGRLYSGINVLILWGSVIEHGFPVQGWLTFRQALSLGGNVRKGEHGTTVVYADRFIPDDEKKRAQETGEEAQAIPFLKRFTVFNLAQCEGLPENLVVAAPPPEPGLIEPKVEALIKASGIEFRIGGNRAFYMPEQDCVQVPPPQAYFEPINWHRTALHELGHASGAPHRLNRDLSGSFGSKKYAFEELVAEMNAAFCCASLGIVPTVRHADYIGSWLEVLREDNRAIVRAASQASKIADFLLGFLSDDDAQVSIANERDAA, from the coding sequence ATGTCCAGAGACGCCGCTCGCGCTCGGTCCGATTCCGGCCGGACGAGCCTCTACGATGAAATCACCACCAAGATCATTGCCGAGCTTGAAGCCGGCCGCGTGCCCTGGGTGCAGCCCTGGGGTACCGCGGCGGCGAAGGCGCCGCTCGCCATGCCGAAGAATGCCAGCACCGGCCGGCTTTACTCCGGGATCAACGTGCTGATCCTCTGGGGTTCGGTGATCGAGCATGGCTTCCCAGTCCAAGGCTGGTTGACATTCCGCCAAGCCCTCAGTCTGGGCGGCAACGTCCGCAAGGGCGAGCACGGCACCACCGTCGTCTATGCCGACCGCTTCATTCCCGACGACGAGAAGAAACGTGCACAAGAGACCGGCGAGGAAGCGCAAGCGATCCCCTTCCTCAAGCGCTTCACCGTCTTCAACCTGGCGCAATGCGAGGGCCTGCCGGAGAATCTCGTGGTCGCGGCGCCGCCACCCGAACCGGGCCTCATCGAACCCAAGGTGGAAGCCTTGATCAAGGCCAGCGGCATCGAATTCCGCATCGGTGGCAACCGGGCCTTCTACATGCCCGAGCAGGACTGTGTGCAAGTCCCGCCGCCGCAAGCCTATTTCGAGCCGATCAATTGGCATCGCACGGCGCTCCACGAGCTCGGTCACGCCAGCGGCGCTCCGCACCGGCTCAATCGCGATCTCTCGGGTTCCTTCGGCTCCAAGAAATACGCGTTTGAAGAGCTGGTCGCCGAGATGAACGCCGCGTTTTGTTGCGCCTCGCTCGGCATCGTGCCGACCGTGCGCCATGCCGATTATATCGGCTCTTGGCTCGAGGTGCTGCGCGAGGACAACCGCGCCATCGTTCGCGCGGCGTCGCAGGCGAGCAAAATTGCGGACTTCCTCCTCGGCTTTCTTTCTGACGATGACGCGCAGGTCTCTATCGCGAACGAGCGGGACGCCGCGTGA
- a CDS encoding ParB/RepB/Spo0J family partition protein, which translates to MATAVQKITLSSSRDIPFNKLVLSQSNVRRIKAGVSIEELAEDIARRTLLQSITVRPVLDELGAETGMFEIPAGGRRYRALELLVKQKRLARTVPIPCVVRTEGTPEEDSLAENVQRAPLHPLDQFRAFLALREKGQSEEEIAAAFFVGVNVVKQRLRLASVSPKLLDVYADDGMTLDQLMGFTVSSDHERQEQVWDAIQRSYNKEAYQIRRLLTDGAVRASDKRAQYVGEDYIAAGGAVMRDLFQSDDGGWLQDAALLDRLVSEKLERDAQAVRAEGWKWVEVAIDFPYGHTYGLRHISGERQSLTDEAAATLDALRAEAEQLEEAHANADEIPEEIDQRLCEIETAMAAIEERPVTYAPADIPSAGAFVSIDGSGRVRVERGYVRPEDEAPIEKAEAAETEEEIEANASSAASATKAASPGDGAVQREPADDDDEGLRPLPDKLLTELTAYRTLALREAIGNDPSVAFLAALHVLSLKLFYHYGSDSCLEIEPKTVAFGAQAPGLGDASLATKVDARHNDWAQQLPTDPGDLWDALMTFDAEAQQRLFAHCISLTVNAVHEAWSRRPRVIAHADRLARVLSLDIAATGWAPTVDNFFGRVTKARILEAVREAKGAEQAKRIEQLKKGDMAQEAEEMLSGSGWLPEPLRTPGRTAQGSEPSSVTATVVDAVVEETAGTGNETAIDEIAARGDADDASVNAPQDIAAE; encoded by the coding sequence ATGGCTACTGCTGTTCAGAAGATCACGCTGTCGTCGTCGCGCGACATCCCTTTCAACAAGCTCGTTCTCTCCCAGTCGAATGTCCGGCGAATCAAGGCCGGGGTCTCGATCGAGGAACTTGCCGAGGACATCGCGCGTCGCACTCTGTTGCAGAGCATCACCGTGCGGCCAGTGCTCGACGAACTCGGCGCCGAAACCGGCATGTTCGAAATCCCAGCAGGTGGGCGTCGCTACCGCGCGCTGGAACTTCTGGTGAAGCAGAAGCGTCTCGCGCGTACTGTGCCGATCCCCTGCGTCGTGCGCACTGAGGGAACGCCCGAAGAAGACAGCCTCGCGGAAAACGTTCAGCGCGCGCCGCTGCATCCGCTCGATCAATTCCGCGCATTTCTGGCGTTGCGCGAAAAAGGACAGAGCGAAGAAGAGATCGCCGCCGCCTTTTTTGTCGGCGTCAACGTCGTCAAGCAGCGGCTACGGCTCGCGTCGGTGTCGCCGAAACTACTCGACGTCTATGCTGACGACGGCATGACGCTCGATCAGTTGATGGGCTTCACGGTCAGTTCTGACCATGAGCGACAGGAGCAGGTCTGGGACGCGATCCAACGCTCCTACAATAAGGAAGCCTATCAAATCCGCCGCCTTTTGACCGATGGCGCCGTGCGCGCGTCCGACAAACGCGCGCAATATGTCGGCGAAGATTACATTGCCGCCGGCGGCGCCGTCATGCGCGATTTGTTTCAAAGTGACGACGGCGGCTGGCTACAAGATGCCGCCCTGCTCGACCGGCTTGTCAGCGAGAAGCTGGAACGCGACGCGCAGGCCGTCCGCGCCGAGGGCTGGAAATGGGTCGAGGTCGCGATCGATTTCCCTTACGGCCACACCTATGGTCTTCGTCATATCTCGGGCGAGCGTCAGTCTCTAACGGACGAAGCAGCCGCAACGCTCGACGCCTTGCGCGCCGAGGCCGAACAGCTCGAAGAAGCTCACGCCAACGCAGACGAAATTCCCGAGGAAATCGATCAACGCCTCTGTGAGATCGAAACTGCAATGGCGGCAATCGAGGAGCGGCCCGTCACATACGCTCCCGCAGACATCCCCAGCGCCGGCGCTTTCGTCAGCATCGATGGGTCGGGACGCGTTCGCGTTGAGCGCGGTTATGTTCGGCCCGAGGACGAAGCGCCGATCGAAAAAGCGGAGGCCGCCGAGACGGAAGAGGAGATCGAAGCAAATGCTTCATCGGCGGCGTCGGCCACCAAGGCCGCCTCGCCGGGCGACGGCGCGGTTCAACGTGAGCCTGCGGATGATGACGACGAAGGGCTGCGACCCCTCCCCGACAAATTGCTCACCGAACTCACGGCCTATCGTACGCTGGCGCTGCGCGAAGCCATCGGCAATGATCCCAGCGTCGCCTTTCTCGCGGCGCTGCATGTTCTCTCCCTTAAACTGTTCTACCATTACGGCTCGGACTCCTGTCTGGAGATCGAACCGAAAACGGTCGCCTTCGGCGCCCAGGCGCCAGGGCTTGGCGACGCGTCGCTCGCAACCAAGGTTGACGCCCGTCATAACGATTGGGCGCAGCAGCTTCCCACTGATCCCGGTGATCTATGGGACGCGTTGATGACCTTCGACGCTGAGGCGCAGCAACGCCTCTTCGCCCATTGCATCTCGCTCACGGTCAACGCCGTGCATGAAGCCTGGAGCCGCCGGCCGAGGGTCATCGCTCACGCCGACCGTCTCGCGCGAGTATTGTCACTCGACATCGCCGCGACTGGATGGGCGCCGACTGTCGACAATTTCTTCGGCCGCGTGACCAAAGCGCGAATCCTCGAAGCTGTGCGCGAGGCGAAGGGCGCCGAACAGGCGAAGCGCATCGAGCAGTTGAAAAAAGGAGACATGGCGCAGGAAGCCGAAGAGATGCTGTCGGGTTCTGGCTGGCTACCCGAACCGCTGCGTACGCCGGGGCGCACGGCGCAAGGATCAGAACCCTCAAGTGTGACGGCTACTGTCGTTGATGCGGTCGTCGAAGAAACGGCGGGAACCGGAAACGAAACGGCTATCGACGAAATCGCTGCTCGGGGCGATGCTGACGACGCGTCGGTGAATGCCCCCCAGGACATCGCCGCCGAATAG
- a CDS encoding DUF262 domain-containing protein yields MKISRALEKIDEHQLFVPAFQREYVWKRDDAKQLIDSLIKQYPTGTMLTWETANPPELKGLHKYSEKQGAVRILLDGQQRITTLYMLVRGEIPPYYTASEILNDTRGLYVNVETLELAYHSKTKMENDPRWQNITDIFRRKIRAKDIVRELEKKGETVSRERDDVMDDNTRAIENILDHEFPEQTIPVRASVREAIDIFYKVNASGVSLTDAELALAQISGYWPEARDTFKKKLNELAEKGFVFKLDFIVYVLLGCLYHLGSEMKKLHDAENDAQLRAAWKLLDGQVLDYVASLMRSHAFVDHTDEINSVYALVPITVYCFGKGGAHLNDAEIRKLVKWFYYSQIRTRYVSQLPQKLDRDLRTIKESKNPFDELLAVIEEERRLEITPDEFVGRSISHPLFGLLRWYLKSRNAVCFTTGVALRQAMGKKYVLENDHIFPYSKLKAQGFGQENRLKYSLAQELTNRAILTQIANRAKSATDAKSYLADVKERFPDSLALQCVPEDPALWEIQNYELFLQTRRATLASNLNAFLKGITDTKPPEAAITLEDLIAEGEDDELEFKSSLRWDFKEQTTNKKLEEVIVKTVAAFANSQGGTLLIGVSDSGDILGLEGDYLSLGGANRDKFELHLRNLLNSAFGAAFVSSKLKVLFPAIGEVEICQVDIQPSAKPLVLSVKDKNGVGQEKFYVRSGNSSQELSLAEIPSYLAERFKK; encoded by the coding sequence ATGAAGATTTCGAGGGCATTAGAGAAAATCGACGAGCACCAATTGTTTGTTCCGGCCTTTCAGCGCGAATATGTCTGGAAGAGAGACGATGCTAAGCAGCTCATCGACTCTCTTATCAAGCAATATCCCACCGGGACCATGCTGACCTGGGAGACGGCGAACCCGCCGGAGTTGAAGGGGCTGCACAAGTATAGCGAAAAGCAGGGAGCAGTTCGTATCCTTCTAGATGGGCAGCAGCGCATTACGACGCTCTACATGCTGGTGCGCGGCGAGATCCCGCCATACTACACTGCCTCGGAAATCCTGAACGACACTCGCGGCCTGTACGTGAACGTCGAGACCTTGGAGCTCGCCTATCACAGCAAGACCAAGATGGAAAATGATCCACGCTGGCAAAACATCACCGACATTTTCCGGCGGAAAATTCGCGCTAAAGACATCGTGCGCGAACTGGAAAAGAAGGGCGAGACGGTTAGTCGCGAGCGCGACGATGTGATGGATGACAACACACGGGCGATTGAGAACATTCTCGACCATGAATTTCCAGAACAAACCATTCCCGTGCGCGCCAGTGTGCGCGAGGCGATCGATATCTTTTACAAGGTGAATGCAAGCGGTGTGTCGCTCACCGATGCCGAACTCGCGCTTGCTCAGATTTCGGGGTATTGGCCGGAGGCCCGCGACACCTTCAAGAAAAAGCTGAATGAACTCGCCGAGAAGGGCTTCGTCTTCAAGCTAGATTTCATTGTGTACGTCCTGCTGGGATGCCTTTACCACCTCGGCTCGGAGATGAAGAAGCTCCATGACGCCGAAAATGACGCGCAGTTGCGGGCAGCTTGGAAGCTGCTGGACGGTCAGGTTTTAGATTACGTCGCAAGCCTGATGCGGTCGCATGCCTTCGTCGACCACACCGACGAGATCAACTCGGTTTACGCGCTGGTCCCGATCACCGTCTATTGCTTCGGTAAGGGCGGCGCCCACCTGAACGATGCCGAGATCCGCAAGCTGGTGAAGTGGTTCTACTACTCCCAGATCAGGACGCGCTATGTCAGCCAGCTTCCTCAAAAGCTCGACCGTGACCTGCGCACGATCAAAGAATCGAAAAACCCTTTCGACGAGCTGCTGGCGGTGATCGAGGAGGAGAGGCGCCTGGAGATCACACCCGACGAATTTGTTGGGCGGTCGATTTCCCACCCGCTCTTTGGCCTCCTGCGCTGGTATTTGAAGAGCCGTAACGCCGTCTGCTTCACGACCGGTGTCGCACTGCGTCAGGCTATGGGCAAGAAGTACGTGCTCGAGAACGACCACATCTTCCCCTACTCGAAACTGAAGGCGCAGGGATTCGGCCAAGAAAACCGCCTGAAATATTCGCTCGCGCAGGAACTGACCAACCGCGCGATCCTGACCCAGATCGCCAATCGCGCCAAGAGCGCCACGGACGCAAAGTCGTATCTCGCCGACGTCAAGGAACGATTCCCCGACAGCCTCGCCCTGCAATGCGTCCCAGAAGATCCGGCGCTGTGGGAAATCCAGAACTATGAACTCTTTCTGCAAACGAGGCGCGCCACTTTGGCGTCGAACCTCAACGCGTTCTTGAAAGGCATCACCGATACTAAGCCGCCGGAAGCTGCCATCACACTCGAAGACCTGATTGCTGAGGGTGAGGACGACGAACTGGAATTCAAGTCGTCTCTCCGTTGGGACTTCAAGGAGCAGACGACGAACAAAAAACTGGAAGAGGTGATCGTCAAGACGGTGGCGGCGTTCGCCAACAGCCAGGGCGGTACGCTGCTCATTGGCGTCAGCGACAGCGGCGACATCCTGGGTCTCGAAGGTGACTATCTGTCCCTTGGCGGCGCCAACCGGGACAAATTCGAGCTGCACCTGCGCAATCTTCTGAACAGCGCGTTTGGCGCGGCCTTTGTCAGCAGCAAGTTGAAGGTTCTGTTTCCGGCCATTGGCGAGGTTGAGATTTGCCAGGTCGATATCCAGCCGTCGGCCAAACCTCTCGTGCTCTCCGTGAAGGACAAGAACGGCGTCGGCCAAGAGAAATTCTATGTGCGCAGCGGCAACTCCTCGCAGGAGTTGTCTCTCGCCGAAATTCCGTCCTACCTCGCCGAGAGGTTCAAAAAATGA